One Vallitalea pronyensis genomic region harbors:
- a CDS encoding putative polysaccharide biosynthesis protein, protein MKKSSVIKGTIILTIAALITRTLGFANRIYLSHLIGAEGMGLFQLVFPIYMISYTICCSGIFTAVSKLIAEEKAKHNHANLKRIVRLSTTISLLLAIIIMVLIATNSDLIARRLLNEPRTGLAIKLMAFSMPFTAIVSCIKAYFYGLKYPTVPAITQVLEQITRIAIIYFLSAMFIPMGLTYACAMAVIGMIGGEIISLLIAGAAYKWNQNPKTAKRPERRRIIIKKIGAIAIPITSNRLITTLLVSIETILIPTQLQVSGLSHSDALGTYGILTGMALPLIMFPTVFTNSISLMLLPTVSAASASKNKRMINFTTSKTMKFTILIGIISTFLFLSFGKTLGVMVYNEAYVGVLLTILAWICPFIYLQTTLGSILNGLNKQLIVFRNNVIGLTIRIAFIFLLIPLYGLKGYLWGFLCSFMIVALLNIIHLIRITSINFQIGDWIIKPIIVCLGSVSTIQLINHYFTIPFSVFSTTLINIGLFMVLLIPLLLLTGTIKISEIMFVFKGKKSPKP, encoded by the coding sequence ATGAAAAAAAGTTCTGTTATAAAAGGTACCATTATTTTAACAATAGCGGCTCTCATTACACGTACATTGGGCTTTGCCAATAGAATATACCTGTCTCATTTAATTGGTGCTGAAGGTATGGGACTCTTTCAATTAGTGTTTCCTATTTATATGATTAGTTATACCATTTGTTGCTCTGGTATCTTTACAGCTGTATCAAAGCTTATCGCTGAAGAAAAAGCGAAACACAACCATGCTAATCTAAAACGTATTGTACGTCTATCAACGACCATATCCCTTTTGCTTGCAATCATTATTATGGTTTTAATAGCAACTAATTCGGATCTAATTGCTCGGCGACTCCTTAATGAACCACGAACAGGATTAGCCATTAAACTCATGGCATTCTCCATGCCTTTTACCGCAATTGTCTCGTGCATAAAGGCTTACTTCTACGGTTTAAAGTACCCAACTGTACCTGCGATTACACAAGTTTTAGAGCAGATTACCCGTATTGCCATTATCTATTTCTTATCTGCCATGTTTATACCCATGGGGCTTACATATGCTTGTGCTATGGCTGTTATAGGCATGATTGGTGGCGAAATCATATCATTACTTATTGCAGGAGCTGCCTATAAGTGGAATCAAAACCCTAAAACAGCCAAACGTCCTGAAAGGCGTCGCATTATCATAAAAAAAATTGGAGCCATAGCCATACCTATCACTTCTAATCGACTCATTACTACTTTGCTGGTTAGTATAGAGACTATCCTTATTCCAACCCAATTACAGGTATCCGGTCTATCCCACTCGGATGCTTTAGGTACTTATGGTATATTAACAGGTATGGCCCTTCCACTCATTATGTTTCCTACCGTTTTTACTAACTCCATATCCCTGATGTTACTACCCACTGTATCAGCAGCATCTGCTAGCAAAAATAAACGCATGATTAATTTTACCACTTCCAAAACCATGAAATTCACCATTCTTATTGGTATTATTAGTACGTTTTTATTCCTATCCTTTGGTAAAACCCTTGGGGTCATGGTTTATAATGAAGCTTATGTGGGTGTGCTGTTAACCATCTTAGCTTGGATTTGCCCTTTTATTTACCTTCAAACAACCTTAGGTAGCATACTAAATGGTTTAAATAAGCAGCTGATTGTATTTCGGAATAATGTTATTGGATTGACGATTCGTATTGCCTTTATCTTCTTACTTATCCCTTTATATGGGTTAAAGGGCTATCTATGGGGTTTTTTATGTAGTTTTATGATTGTAGCACTCCTTAATATTATCCATCTTATCCGTATTACATCCATTAATTTTCAAATCGGTGATTGGATCATTAAGCCCATTATCGTATGTTTAGGCAGTGTATCAACCATTCAACTCATCAATCATTATTTTACAATACCCTTTTCGGTTTTTTCGACGACCCTCATTAATATAGGCTTATTCATGGTCCTCCTTATCCCCTTATTATTATTAACGGGTACCATTAAGATAAGTGAAATTATGTTTGTTTTTAAAGGCAAAAAAAGTCCTAAGCCATAA